In Synechococcus sp. CB0101, a genomic segment contains:
- a CDS encoding helix-turn-helix transcriptional regulator, with amino-acid sequence MPSPQLLEEYSQFFRILSEPARLQLLCHLKQGPTDVATLIEATGFSQSHISRQLGQLQRAGLVRCDRDGARTIWQAEGDLVDELCHLVQGRLRQRLEAQLQQFKAA; translated from the coding sequence ATGCCGTCTCCTCAGCTGCTTGAGGAGTACAGCCAGTTCTTTCGGATCCTGAGCGAGCCGGCCAGGCTGCAGTTGCTCTGCCATCTGAAGCAGGGGCCCACCGATGTAGCCACGCTGATCGAGGCAACTGGCTTTTCCCAGTCGCACATCAGTCGGCAGCTCGGGCAGTTGCAGCGGGCTGGGCTGGTGCGCTGCGATCGCGATGGGGCTCGCACGATCTGGCAGGCGGAGGGTGATCTGGTGGATGAGCTGTGTCATCTAGTGCAGGGGCGCCTCAGACAGCGGCTTGAAGCGCAGCTGCAGCAGTTCAAGGCGGCCTGA